TGAACCTGAATACGATCGTCTCTTCGGACAGGCTCTTAAAGAGTTCGTAGACGAGGGGTTCGTCTTCGGAGCGGATCGGTCTCATGAATGCCATGACCCCGTCTCCGAGTTCAAACTCCTTGATATATTTGAACGGATAGGGACAGATCAGGAGATGCGGCGGACAGAGGTCCCCTTCAAATCTCTCCATATCCTGCGTGGGCTCTCCTTCGAGGAGGATGCCCGCATCGAGGACAAACCCTTCTTTTTCCGTGATGAAGAAGGGATTTATGTCGATCTCCTTGATGTCTGAGAAGTCGACGAGCAGATAGGAGAATCTCACAAGCATCTCTTCGAGCAATCTCAGGGTTCCCCGATACTGATTCTCTGCAGAGAGGAATTTATAGATCTTCGTCTCCTCCATCATCCGCCTCGCCAGGGTCTGATTCAGCGGCGGAAGACCGACCGCATAATCCCCGAGGGCTTCGAGGAGGTCTCCTCCCGTGCCGAAGACGATCACCGAACCGAATGTGGGGTCCTTCTTCGCCCCGATGACGAGTTCATACCCGTGTTTGATGAGCATCGGTTGAATCAGGACATGGGCGTCGGGGTCTCCGCCTGAAACAGCCACCTCCCTGATCCTTCTGAAGGCCTCTCTCACGGAGGCCTCGTCTTTCAGATTGAGGATGACCCCGCCCCGCTCTATCTTGTGAAAGATCTTTTCCGAGTCGATCTTGAGGACAACGGGAAAGCCTATCTCTTCCGCAACGCCGACCGCCTCATCTTCGCTCTCCACTCTCTTCGTCATAATAACGGGTATGCCGTAGGACTGCAGTATCTCCTTCACTTCATTAAGGTTCAACACGAGCCTTTTCTCGAGAGTTGCATTCTTTATAATGGCCCCGGCCTTCTCTCGTTCAGGTACAAAATCTCTCAGGATGGTCTCGGGGGTTTCCCGGAGGAGCTGCAGGTTGTAATCATAACGGTACATGTAGATGAAGCTCCTCACTGCCTGTTCAGGGGTGACGAAGGTCGGTATCGTTTTTTCGACCAGGAACTCCCTCGCCGATTGCACCTGCTCCCCTCCCATCCAGACTGTGAATAAGGGAACGTAGGGTTTGTCCTGCCTTGCGGCGACTATGGCTTGTGCGGTCTCCTTCGATTGAGCGCCGAAGTTCGGTACATGGACCACGAGGAGGCCATCGATATTCTTGTCGTCGAGGCATATCCTGACCGCGGTTTGATAGTCGGCAGGCGAGGCATCGGTGAGGAGATGGATGGGGTTCTTGCCCTGCTTCAGAGAGGGTAAGTGCTGACGCAGATTCTTCAGGGTGTCTTCTTCGAAGGTGGCGAGGTCGCCTTCCAGTTTCAGAAGAGTATCCGCTGCGATGATCGACGGCGCGCTCGCATTGGTGATAACGGCAAGACGCTTCCCTTTCGGCCGCCTCTCCTGGGCGAGGGTCTCCGCGAGATAGAAGAGATCAAGGATCTCGTCGATCCTGACAGCGCCCGCCCTTTTAAAGACCGCGTCGTAGACCTTGTCTTCCCCCGCGAGGAAGCCGGAATGGGTCAGGGCGACCCGTGCGGATATGTCGAATTTGCCCGACTTAACGACGACGATCGGTTTGGATCGTGCGAAGCTCCGTACCGCTGTCACGAATTTCCGTCCCCGCTGGATGTGCTCAAGGTACAGGATTATCGCCTTGGTTTTCGGGTCTACCCCCAGGAAATCGATGAGGTCGGAGAACGCAATATCTATTTTTGCGCCGACGGAAATGATGTAGCTGAAACCGAAGTTCTTGTCCACCGCCCTGTCCAGCAGGGCGGTTGTCAGCGTGGAGCTCTGCGAGATGAAGGCTGTCGTCCCGCTCTTCGGCATCTTCGGAAAGAGGCTGGCGTTGAGGCTCATGCTCGGCCTGATGAACCCGAGGGTGTCCGGACCCAATACCCTGACGTCATACTTCACCGAGATCTCTTTAATGCGCGAAGAGAAGGCCTGATTGTCCCTGACGCGGTTTTCGAAATCCGGGCAGAGGATGGAAACGCCTTTGACGCCCTTCTGCCCGCATTCTTCGAGGGTCGGGAGGATCTCTTCGACGGGGTTTGCCAATATCGCCAAATCCACCTGATGCTCGATGTGGGAGACCGTCTTGTACGCCTCGACCCCCTGCACGGATTCGGAAGACGGGTTAATCGGATAGACTACTCCTTTGAAGCCCTTGCCGATCATGTTTCTCAGGATGAAGTAGCCGAGGGAATCCGGGTCCTCGCTCGCCCCGATGACGGCAATTCTCCTGGGATGAAAAAAGACCTCGAGATTCTTGATGGACATTCTGCCGCCTTTCTTTACGGGAAGAGGCGCAGCTCAGACGCCCCTGCACTCGCGCATCAGTACTATAGCCTATTTTACCGAAAAAAGATAAACGAGCAATAAAGCATCGTGGAGAGCTTAATCACGCCGCGTGGCGGCGGGCTTGAGAAAGTGATATGATGGTATAGGAATAGAAATTTACCTTAAAGTCATTACGTGGCCGACAGTCTGTAACCGAGAGTGGAGATAAGGCGAGGCGCTGAGATTCTCAGCAGGATAGTCTCGCCGGAGGGTAAGAGTGGTACCCAGATTTTTGGAAAGATTTTTCAGTGTCGCCGTCATCGTTCTATTCTTGGTCTCTCTGCCTCTCCCTGCCGATGCTGCCGGAGAAGTACGGGACAAGGCAGTCATCTGGCCCCTGATTTCTCTCTCCCCCTTTGCCGGCGGTCTGGTCCAGCCTCTGCATGTCACTCATGCCGGGGATGGCAGCAAGAGGCTGTTTCTCGTCGAGCAGCCGGGGAGGATACGGGTTCTCAAGGACGGTGCGCTGGACGCCCAACCCTTTCTTGATATTAAGGACCGTGTGCTTGCCGGTGGAGAGCGGGGACTGCTCAGCGTCGCCTTTCCTCCGGGGTTCGTCACCAAGGGATATTTTTACGTCTACTACACGGACCTCAACGGAGGCATTCAGATATCGCGCTTCTTTCTGAAAGCCGGGGACCCTGCGGTCGCCGATCCCGCTACCGAAATGAAGATACTGAAAATCGGCCATCCGTCGTTTGCCAATCACAACGGCGGACAGCTCGTCTTTGGTCCTGACGGGTTCCTCTACATAGGGGTAGGTGACGGCGGGTCAGGAGGGGATCCGGCTAATAACGCCCAGAATCCCGGTATGCTGCTCGGGAAGCTCTTGAGGATCGATGTCGAGTCGGGGATGGTTCCCTATGCTGTTCCGTCCGATAACCCCTTTCTGCAGGTCTCAGGCTTTCGGCCTGAAATCTGGGCCTTTGGATTGCGAAATCCGTGGCGCTTCTCCTTTGACCGCCAGACAGGGGACCTTTACATCGCCGATGTCGGGCAGAATTCTTTTGAAGAGATCGACTTTCAGCTGAGCTCAGATTCCGGAGGCGAAAATTATGGATGGCGCATCATGGAAGGCTTTCACTGCTTCAATCCTCCTGCCTGTAATCCCCAGGGATTGACGCTGCCCGTCGCTGAATATCCGCATCAGGGTGGCGACTGCGCCGTCACCGGAGGCGCGGTATACCGGGGGCAAACCTTCCCCGGCATGCAGGGATTCTACTTCTTCGGGGATTTCTGTACGGGACGGATCAGGGGACTGAAGAATGACGGCACAATCTGGCAGAGCAACGTATTGCTCAACAGCGGCTTATCGATAGCGAGTTTCGGCGAAGACGAAGACGGCGAACTCTACCTGGCGGATTATTCGAAAGGCGATATCTATCTCGTGACCGAAAACAATCAGCCGATGCCTCTACCTGTCAACCGGGAGATCTTTTCCTATCCCCCGACAGACGGGCCGGTAACGATTGCGGTCCCGGCTGCCGCGAGACCGGTAGGGGTCGGCCCTGTTGCCGGAGGCGGAGGCGTTCTCGGGATTCAGTTCAGCATCGGTCAGGTGTCTGGACC
This sequence is a window from Thermodesulfovibrionales bacterium. Protein-coding genes within it:
- a CDS encoding bifunctional acetate--CoA ligase family protein/GNAT family N-acetyltransferase, with product MSIKNLEVFFHPRRIAVIGASEDPDSLGYFILRNMIGKGFKGVVYPINPSSESVQGVEAYKTVSHIEHQVDLAILANPVEEILPTLEECGQKGVKGVSILCPDFENRVRDNQAFSSRIKEISVKYDVRVLGPDTLGFIRPSMSLNASLFPKMPKSGTTAFISQSSTLTTALLDRAVDKNFGFSYIISVGAKIDIAFSDLIDFLGVDPKTKAIILYLEHIQRGRKFVTAVRSFARSKPIVVVKSGKFDISARVALTHSGFLAGEDKVYDAVFKRAGAVRIDEILDLFYLAETLAQERRPKGKRLAVITNASAPSIIAADTLLKLEGDLATFEEDTLKNLRQHLPSLKQGKNPIHLLTDASPADYQTAVRICLDDKNIDGLLVVHVPNFGAQSKETAQAIVAARQDKPYVPLFTVWMGGEQVQSAREFLVEKTIPTFVTPEQAVRSFIYMYRYDYNLQLLRETPETILRDFVPEREKAGAIIKNATLEKRLVLNLNEVKEILQSYGIPVIMTKRVESEDEAVGVAEEIGFPVVLKIDSEKIFHKIERGGVILNLKDEASVREAFRRIREVAVSGGDPDAHVLIQPMLIKHGYELVIGAKKDPTFGSVIVFGTGGDLLEALGDYAVGLPPLNQTLARRMMEETKIYKFLSAENQYRGTLRLLEEMLVRFSYLLVDFSDIKEIDINPFFITEKEGFVLDAGILLEGEPTQDMERFEGDLCPPHLLICPYPFKYIKEFELGDGVMAFMRPIRSEDEPLVYELFKSLSEETIVFRFNQRLTDMPHEWLARYCQLDYEREFAIVALIKETAEREKIVADVRIMKLPDLETAELAILVSDEWQGHGIGSMLIDYCIKIARELGIKTLWMEILKTNNRMLHLAEDAGFQEVFSDEDMVKVVLALG
- a CDS encoding PQQ-dependent sugar dehydrogenase — encoded protein: MVPRFLERFFSVAVIVLFLVSLPLPADAAGEVRDKAVIWPLISLSPFAGGLVQPLHVTHAGDGSKRLFLVEQPGRIRVLKDGALDAQPFLDIKDRVLAGGERGLLSVAFPPGFVTKGYFYVYYTDLNGGIQISRFFLKAGDPAVADPATEMKILKIGHPSFANHNGGQLVFGPDGFLYIGVGDGGSGGDPANNAQNPGMLLGKLLRIDVESGMVPYAVPSDNPFLQVSGFRPEIWAFGLRNPWRFSFDRQTGDLYIADVGQNSFEEIDFQLSSDSGGENYGWRIMEGFHCFNPPACNPQGLTLPVAEYPHQGGDCAVTGGAVYRGQTFPGMQGFYFFGDFCTGRIRGLKNDGTIWQSNVLLNSGLSIASFGEDEDGELYLADYSKGDIYLVTENNQPMPLPVNREIFSYPPTDGPVTIAVPAAARPVGVGPVAGGGGVLGIQFSIGQVSGPVDIYAAYVLSTEPSVVNILNPDLSFQRLPPETVINALSTGIRPTGVVPWQSNTTGPFSQTILGQVPISGLSPGTYSLYLLVTPAGNLGSYYLWATYFVVP